A genomic window from Neoarius graeffei isolate fNeoGra1 chromosome 5, fNeoGra1.pri, whole genome shotgun sequence includes:
- the LOC132886031 gene encoding uncharacterized protein LOC132886031 isoform X2, producing the protein MFTDNAIEVVPSSRLGHTSEHGMVCYWTTHNVRLHVVKCRAPNTTWAKHPVKKTWYETDSYAKAEQKCLQLMESSSVETEDDVNTFAIRQRKCPRKFVSESSDDDSAPVVAATKKQPKTLTVPGSPVCQQDPMPLPPQWSTPAGTGASPHHPSPSPVDPVQASSRALHDGQGVSAIAAMFERITEAHMSRLMRRLEARFDRTEARFDKIESLVETNAPTHTPQLQQEDVVLAKQCSMVMELLELDRSLEQPDKRNKMQHFLETVGGAGLGAAIHRMLR; encoded by the exons ATGTTCACAGACAATGCTATTGAGGTTGTGCCATCTTCACGGCTTGGACACACTTCTGAG catGGCATGGTCTGCTACTGGACGACACACAATGTGCGATTGCATGTTGTGAAGTGCCGAGCACCAAATACAACTTGGGCCAAACATCCCGTTAAGAAAACCTGGTACGAAACAG ATTCATACGCCAAAGCTGAACAGAAGTGTTTGCAATTGATGGAGTCCTCAAGTGTTGAGACAGAGGATGATGTGAACACTTTTGCAATAAGGCAGCGTAAGTGCCCAAGGAAGTTTGTCTCCGAATCCTCTGATG ATGATTCTGCTCCAGTGGTAGCAGCAACCAAGAAGCAACCCAAGACTCTGACTGTGCCTGGAAGCCCTGTGT GTCAGCAGGACCCAATGCCCCTACCACCACAAT GGTCAACACCAGCCGGGACTGGAGCCAGTCCTCACCACCCTAGCCCAAGTCCTGTTGACCCTGTTCAAG ccagcagccGGGCGCTTCATGACGGACAGGGTGTCTCGGCTATTGCAGCCATGtttgagagaa TCACAGAAGCCCACATGAGTCGCTTGATGCGGAGGCTCGAGGCTAGGTTTGACAGGACCGAGGCTAGGTTTGACAAGATCGAGTCACTGGTGGAGACCAACGCCCCGACACACACGCCTCAACTCCAGCAAGAAGATGTGGTGTTGGCTAAACAATGCAGCATGGTGATGGAGCTGCTGGAGTTGGATAGGAGTCTGGAACAACCAGACAAGAGGAACAAGATG caaCATTTTCTTGAAACTGTCGGAGGGGCAGGTTTAGGGGCAGCCATTCACCGTATGCTACGCTGA
- the LOC132886031 gene encoding uncharacterized protein LOC132886031 isoform X1 yields the protein MFTDNAIEVVPSSRLGHTSEHGMVCYWTTHNVRLHVVKCRAPNTTWAKHPVKKTWYETDSYAKAEQKCLQLMESSSVETEDDVNTFAIRQRKCPRKFVSESSDDDSAPVVAATKKQPKTLTVPGSPVCQQDPMPLPPQCKWSTPAGTGASPHHPSPSPVDPVQASSRALHDGQGVSAIAAMFERITEAHMSRLMRRLEARFDRTEARFDKIESLVETNAPTHTPQLQQEDVVLAKQCSMVMELLELDRSLEQPDKRNKMQHFLETVGGAGLGAAIHRMLR from the exons ATGTTCACAGACAATGCTATTGAGGTTGTGCCATCTTCACGGCTTGGACACACTTCTGAG catGGCATGGTCTGCTACTGGACGACACACAATGTGCGATTGCATGTTGTGAAGTGCCGAGCACCAAATACAACTTGGGCCAAACATCCCGTTAAGAAAACCTGGTACGAAACAG ATTCATACGCCAAAGCTGAACAGAAGTGTTTGCAATTGATGGAGTCCTCAAGTGTTGAGACAGAGGATGATGTGAACACTTTTGCAATAAGGCAGCGTAAGTGCCCAAGGAAGTTTGTCTCCGAATCCTCTGATG ATGATTCTGCTCCAGTGGTAGCAGCAACCAAGAAGCAACCCAAGACTCTGACTGTGCCTGGAAGCCCTGTGT GTCAGCAGGACCCAATGCCCCTACCACCACAATGTAAGT GGTCAACACCAGCCGGGACTGGAGCCAGTCCTCACCACCCTAGCCCAAGTCCTGTTGACCCTGTTCAAG ccagcagccGGGCGCTTCATGACGGACAGGGTGTCTCGGCTATTGCAGCCATGtttgagagaa TCACAGAAGCCCACATGAGTCGCTTGATGCGGAGGCTCGAGGCTAGGTTTGACAGGACCGAGGCTAGGTTTGACAAGATCGAGTCACTGGTGGAGACCAACGCCCCGACACACACGCCTCAACTCCAGCAAGAAGATGTGGTGTTGGCTAAACAATGCAGCATGGTGATGGAGCTGCTGGAGTTGGATAGGAGTCTGGAACAACCAGACAAGAGGAACAAGATG caaCATTTTCTTGAAACTGTCGGAGGGGCAGGTTTAGGGGCAGCCATTCACCGTATGCTACGCTGA